Proteins from a genomic interval of Oreochromis aureus strain Israel breed Guangdong linkage group 6, ZZ_aureus, whole genome shotgun sequence:
- the LOC120440772 gene encoding thrombin-like enzyme batroxobin isoform X2 codes for MAGTLCLVPLLLPLCISVTVNTEVALQKRIIGGDECERQYHVQLRAVYPHGPSSLCGGSLISDRWILTAAHCLKPGGVEIAGYGAITGLANEKRKPGKSPSLHCAETEVVSCTELNDILQKKFPEVHRVKSYQHWFCGQSPGKDICRGDSGGGVVHNGRIYGVSSFVGDPDFVCRAPAAFMDLCDPEYADWIRKTINP; via the exons ATGGCAGGAACACTGTGTCTGGTGCCTCTTCTCTTGCCTCTGTGTATCA GTGTGACGGTGAACACAGAGGTGGCTCTGCAAAAGAGAATCATTGGAGGTGATGAATGTGAGCGACAGTATCATGTACAGCTCAGAGCAGTTTATCCACATGGACCTTCCAGCTTGTGTGGAGGCTCTTTGATCAGTGACCGCTGGATTCTGACTGCAGCTCACTGTCTGAAGCCAGGAGG AGTTGAGATCGCAGGTTATGGTGCCATCACCGGACTAGCTAATGAGAAAAGAA AACCTGGTAAATCACCCTCTCTTCACTGTGCAGAGACTGAGGTTGTCAGCTGTACAGAGCTCAATgatattttacagaaaaaattCCCCGAGGTCCACCGAGTCAAGAGCTATCAACACTGGTTCTGTGGACAAAGTCCTGGGAAAGATATATGCCGA GGAGACTCTGGTGGAGGAGTGGTTCATAATGGCAGGATTTATGGGGTCTCTTCTTTTGTGGGAGATCCGGACTTTGTATGCAGAGCACCGGCTGCCTTCATGGACCTCTGTGATCCTGAGTATGCAGATTGGATCAGGAAAACTATCAACCCATAA
- the LOC120440772 gene encoding kallikrein-8-like isoform X1, translating into MAGTLCLVPLLLPLCISVTVNTEVALQKRIIGGDECERQYHVQLRAVYPHGPSSLCGGSLISDRWILTAAHCLKPGGIMFANLSVHQVGPEQEVQITAEAEIYTDKDTSTGRVHDMLLQLPSSSDVQPIKLPDCDEPPKRVEIAGYGAITGLANEKRKPGKSPSLHCAETEVVSCTELNDILQKKFPEVHRVKSYQHWFCGQSPGKDICRGDSGGGVVHNGRIYGVSSFVGDPDFVCRAPAAFMDLCDPEYADWIRKTINP; encoded by the exons ATGGCAGGAACACTGTGTCTGGTGCCTCTTCTCTTGCCTCTGTGTATCA GTGTGACGGTGAACACAGAGGTGGCTCTGCAAAAGAGAATCATTGGAGGTGATGAATGTGAGCGACAGTATCATGTACAGCTCAGAGCAGTTTATCCACATGGACCTTCCAGCTTGTGTGGAGGCTCTTTGATCAGTGACCGCTGGATTCTGACTGCAGCTCACTGTCTGAAGCCAGGAGG GATCATGTTTGCAAATCTAAGTGTGCATCAAGTGGGTCCGGAGCAAGAAGTGCAGATAACAGCAGAAGCTGAGATCTATACAGACAAAGACACCAGCACAGGCAGAGTTCATGACATGCTGCTGCAGCTACCTAGCAGCTCTGATGTCCAACCTATAAAACTACCTGACTGTGATGAACCTCCTAAAAG AGTTGAGATCGCAGGTTATGGTGCCATCACCGGACTAGCTAATGAGAAAAGAA AACCTGGTAAATCACCCTCTCTTCACTGTGCAGAGACTGAGGTTGTCAGCTGTACAGAGCTCAATgatattttacagaaaaaattCCCCGAGGTCCACCGAGTCAAGAGCTATCAACACTGGTTCTGTGGACAAAGTCCTGGGAAAGATATATGCCGA GGAGACTCTGGTGGAGGAGTGGTTCATAATGGCAGGATTTATGGGGTCTCTTCTTTTGTGGGAGATCCGGACTTTGTATGCAGAGCACCGGCTGCCTTCATGGACCTCTGTGATCCTGAGTATGCAGATTGGATCAGGAAAACTATCAACCCATAA